In Biomphalaria glabrata chromosome 11, xgBioGlab47.1, whole genome shotgun sequence, the following proteins share a genomic window:
- the LOC106064721 gene encoding perlucin-like protein, producing MYYTYIPRLLVFFLALQLIRCETTNVRRRRGLPFLFDVPNIVQSLLQKQTELVQCLTDSNKATTLKNYLNAITAQLFNPPLIYNNKKYLISKFPYKDSFDANNYCIALGGYLAEINDNNEYQAAQHYLSITPGADIVLIGGTDAAQEGTWKFPRTGTLVPVLDWAPGQPDDLGNEDCLDIWKSKGGKMGDLPCGFRSDQDRFMCELPNDF from the exons ATGTACTATACATATATTCCACGTCTGCTGGTGTTTTTCTTAGCATTGCAGCTTATACGTTGCG AGACAACGAACGTACGTCGTAGACGTGGCCTTCCGTTTCTCTTTGATGTCCCAAACATTGTGCAATCGCTGTTACAGAAACAGACTGAGCTGGTTCAATGCTTGACGGACAGCAATAAGGCGACGACACTGAAGAACTATTTGAATGCAATCACCGCTCAGCTCTTCAACCCTCCCCTGATCTACAACAACAAGAAGTACCTCATCTCCAAGTTCCCTTACAAAGATTCCTTCGACGCGAACAATTACTGCATAGCTCTTGGCGGCTACCTGGCCGAGATCAACGATAACAACGAGTACCAGGCGGCCCAGCATTACCTTTCCATTACACCAGGTGCGGACATAGTACTCATAGGTGGAACCGACGCTGCACAAGAGGGAACCTGGAAATTTCCACGCACTGGGACTTTAGTGCCGGTCTTAGACTGGGCGCCTGGACAGCCTGATGATCTGGGAAATGAAGATTGTTTGGACATCTGGAAGAGTAAAGGAGGCAAGATGGGGGACCTTCCTTGTGGCTTCAGAAGTGACCAGGACAGATTCATGTGTGAGCTGCCGAATGATTTTTAG
- the LOC106064722 gene encoding uncharacterized protein LOC106064722 — MFSFLVVLMSALQVVICIDDSLLQCNSSCAVYDFKYFVDKLLQQERELSTYQSLTNCSAVALQAQIEAIRAELFYPPLNYGGMKYIISKVPFYNADHAITRCGAFGGYLAEIDDTDEYTALKNYLDITPNVNIVMIAGSDAVTRGTWLFQRTGQPVPVLAWAPKQPTLKGQENCLNLRKDFGGLMMDVECDYVNFDSSFMCELPSVS; from the exons atgttttccTTTCTTGTAGTTCTGATGTCTGCTCTGCAGGTTGTGATTTGTATTG atGACTCACTTCTACAGTGTAACAGCAGCTGTGCGGTGTATGACTTCAAATATTTCGTTGACAAACTCCTGCAGCAAGAAAGAGAGCTCAGCACCTATCAGAGTTTAACCAATTGCTCTGCTGTGGCACTACAAGCtcaaatagaagccatcagggCGGAATTATTTTACCCCCCTTTGAACTACGGCGGAATGAAGTACATTATATCTAAAGTTCCTTTTTACAATGCTGATCATGCCATAACTCGTTGCGGGGCTTTTGGTGGCTACCTGGCGGAAATTGACGACACGGATGAGTACACCGCGCTGAAGAACTATCTAGACATCACACCAAACGTAAACATTGTAATGATCGCTGGATCTGATGCTGTAACAAGAGGAACCTGGTTGTTTCAGCGTACTGGTCAACCTGTGCCTGTTTTAGCTTGGGCTCCTAAGCAACCTACCCTCAAGGGCCAGGAAAATTGCTTAAATTTAAGGAAAGATTTCGGCGGTCTAATGATGGACGTGGAATGTGATTATGTAAACTTCGATTCCAGTTTCATGTGTGAGCTGCCCAGTGTGTCCTGA